A genome region from Carassius gibelio isolate Cgi1373 ecotype wild population from Czech Republic chromosome A23, carGib1.2-hapl.c, whole genome shotgun sequence includes the following:
- the LOC127944706 gene encoding serine/threonine-protein kinase Sgk2 isoform X3, whose product MACPGWCQLITVFSCSPPSMLRCVQQQKNIMAERNVLLKSLKHPFLVGLHYSFQTPEKLYFVLDYVNGGELFYHLQRERCFSEARARFYTAEVASAIGYLHSLNIVYRDLKPENILLDHQGHVVLTDFGLCKEGIEPEGTTSTFCGTPEYLAPEILRKEPYDRTVDWWCLGAVLYEMLYSLPPFYSRDVSEMYDAILHKPLHLPPGKSQASSHLLYGLLQKDQRRRIGAIADFLEIKNHVFFAPINWDDLYHKRITPPYNPNVRGPADLQHIDPEFTRETVPNSVGRTPDLTPSLATSSSNAFNGFSYISGEDGFL is encoded by the exons ATGGCCTGTCCTGGATGGTGTCAGCTCATAACTGTATTCTCTTGTTCACCTCCGTCAATGCTGCGTTGTGTGCAACAGCAAAAGAATATAATGGCAGAGAGGAACGTGCTGCTCAAGAGTCTGAAACACCCTTTTCTGGTCGGGCTGCACTACTCCTTTCAGACCCCGGAGAAGCTGTATTTTGTCCTGGATTACGTCAACGGTGGAGAG TTATTCTATCACCTGCAGAGAGAGCGGTGTTTCTCAGAGGCACGAGCTCGCTTCTACACGGCGGAGGTGGCCAGTGCCATCGGATACCTTCACTCTCTCAATATAGTGTACAG AGACCTCAAGCCAGAAAACATTCTGTTAGACCACCAG GGCCATGTGGTGTTAACAGATTTTGGCTTGTGTAAAGAAGGCATAGAACCAGAAGGAACCACCTCAACCTTCTGCGGCACCCCAGAG TATCTGGCTCCTGAGATCCTACGGAAAGAGCCGTATGACCGCACTGTGGACTGGTGGTGTCTCGGAGCTGTGCTCTATGAGATGCTTTACAGCTTA CCTCCGTTCTACAGCCGGGACGTGTCTGAGATGTACGACGCCATCCTTCACAAACCTCTGCATCTGCCTCCGGGGAAGTCTCAGGCCTCCAGTCACCTGCTCTACGGACTCCTGCAGAAAGACCAGCGCCGCCGCATAGGAGCCATTGCTGATTTT TTGGAGATTAAAAATCATGTGTTCTTTGCCCCCATAAACTGGGACGACCTCTACCACAAGAGAATCACTCCTCCTTATAACCCAAATGTG AGAGGCCCAGCAGACCTTCAGCACATTGACCCAGAGTTCACCAGAGAGACGGTGCCCAACTCTGTGGGCCGCACCCCAGACCTCACCCCCAGCCTGGCCACCAGCAGCTCCAACGCCTTCAATGGCTTCTCATACATCTCTGGAGAAGACGGCTTCCTCTGA
- the LOC127944715 gene encoding PRA1 family protein 3-like isoform X1: protein MAGMELAPFRPWGDLFPGVDRFSKPEVSDLSKWNNRVISNLLYYQTNYFAAAVVFILMVGDVCRCLNPLGMFLGGAVVALVFMGSVWAGENKAVIKNFKKRNPTLFVVGVLGISYFLLSLCGGVIVFLFGITFPMLLILIHASLRLRSMKNKLENKIEGVGLKKTPMGVILDLLDQQEEKINKIQDFLESKLKD from the exons ATGGCAGGGATGGAGCTCGCGCCCTTCAGACCGTGGGGTGATCTCTTCCCTGGGGTTGACCGCTTCTCCAAACCAGAGGTGTCTGATTTAAGCAAATGGAATAACAGAGTGATCAGCAATCTGCTTTATTATCAGACTAATTACTTTGCGGCAGCTGTCGTCTTTATTCTGATGGTCGG TGATGTGTGCAGGTGTCTGAACCCGCTGGGCATGTTTCTTGGTGGAGCGGTCGTGGCTCTGGTCTTCATGGGCTCGGTGTGGGCAGGAGAGAATAAAGCTGTGATCAAGAACTTCAAGAAGAGAAATCCCACCCTGTTTGTTGTGGGTGTCCTGGGAATCAGCTACTTCCTGTTGTCCCTGTGTGGAGGAGTGATAGTGTTTCTCTTTGGTATCACATTTCCCATGCTCC TGATCCTCATCCACGCTTCTCTGAGACTCCGCAGCATGAAGAACAAGCTGGAGAACAAGATCGAGGGTGTTGGCCTAAAGAAGACACCCATGGGAGTCATCCTGGATCTCCTGGATCAACAAGAAGAGAAAATCAACAAAATCCAGGACTTCCTGGAGAGTAAGCTGAAAGATTGA
- the LOC127944706 gene encoding serine/threonine-protein kinase Sgk2 isoform X2 gives MAHYNPSLSSPSDEVNLGVSVNPHAKPTDFDFLAVIGKGTFGKVLLAKLKADGKFYAVKVLQKKVILKKKEQKNIMAERNVLLKSLKHPFLVGLHYSFQTPEKLYFVLDYVNGGELFYHLQRERCFSEARARFYTAEVASAIGYLHSLNIVYRDLKPENILLDHQGHVVLTDFGLCKEGIEPEGTTSTFCGTPEYLAPEILRKEPYDRTVDWWCLGAVLYEMLYSLPPFYSRDVSEMYDAILHKPLHLPPGKSQASSHLLYGLLQKDQRRRIGAIADFLEIKNHVFFAPINWDDLYHKRITPPYNPNVRGPADLQHIDPEFTRETVPNSVGRTPDLTPSLATSSSNAFNGFSYISGEDGFL, from the exons ATGGCTCATTACAATCCA TCCTTATCGTCTCCATCAGACGAGGTCAATCTGGGTGTGTCGGTCAATCCTCA TGCCAAACCCACTGACTTTGACTTTCTGGCTGTGATTGGTAAAGGAACATTTGGGAAG GTGCTTTTAGCAAAACTGAAGGCAGATGGGAAATTCTATGCAGTGAAAGTTTTGCAAAAGAAGGTGATATTGAAGAAAAAAGAG CAAAAGAATATAATGGCAGAGAGGAACGTGCTGCTCAAGAGTCTGAAACACCCTTTTCTGGTCGGGCTGCACTACTCCTTTCAGACCCCGGAGAAGCTGTATTTTGTCCTGGATTACGTCAACGGTGGAGAG TTATTCTATCACCTGCAGAGAGAGCGGTGTTTCTCAGAGGCACGAGCTCGCTTCTACACGGCGGAGGTGGCCAGTGCCATCGGATACCTTCACTCTCTCAATATAGTGTACAG AGACCTCAAGCCAGAAAACATTCTGTTAGACCACCAG GGCCATGTGGTGTTAACAGATTTTGGCTTGTGTAAAGAAGGCATAGAACCAGAAGGAACCACCTCAACCTTCTGCGGCACCCCAGAG TATCTGGCTCCTGAGATCCTACGGAAAGAGCCGTATGACCGCACTGTGGACTGGTGGTGTCTCGGAGCTGTGCTCTATGAGATGCTTTACAGCTTA CCTCCGTTCTACAGCCGGGACGTGTCTGAGATGTACGACGCCATCCTTCACAAACCTCTGCATCTGCCTCCGGGGAAGTCTCAGGCCTCCAGTCACCTGCTCTACGGACTCCTGCAGAAAGACCAGCGCCGCCGCATAGGAGCCATTGCTGATTTT TTGGAGATTAAAAATCATGTGTTCTTTGCCCCCATAAACTGGGACGACCTCTACCACAAGAGAATCACTCCTCCTTATAACCCAAATGTG AGAGGCCCAGCAGACCTTCAGCACATTGACCCAGAGTTCACCAGAGAGACGGTGCCCAACTCTGTGGGCCGCACCCCAGACCTCACCCCCAGCCTGGCCACCAGCAGCTCCAACGCCTTCAATGGCTTCTCATACATCTCTGGAGAAGACGGCTTCCTCTGA
- the LOC127944715 gene encoding PRA1 family protein 3-like isoform X2, translating into MAGMELAPFRPWGDLFPGVDRFSKPEVSDLSKWNNRVISNLLYYQTNYFAAAVVFILMVGCLNPLGMFLGGAVVALVFMGSVWAGENKAVIKNFKKRNPTLFVVGVLGISYFLLSLCGGVIVFLFGITFPMLLILIHASLRLRSMKNKLENKIEGVGLKKTPMGVILDLLDQQEEKINKIQDFLESKLKD; encoded by the exons ATGGCAGGGATGGAGCTCGCGCCCTTCAGACCGTGGGGTGATCTCTTCCCTGGGGTTGACCGCTTCTCCAAACCAGAGGTGTCTGATTTAAGCAAATGGAATAACAGAGTGATCAGCAATCTGCTTTATTATCAGACTAATTACTTTGCGGCAGCTGTCGTCTTTATTCTGATGGTCGG GTGTCTGAACCCGCTGGGCATGTTTCTTGGTGGAGCGGTCGTGGCTCTGGTCTTCATGGGCTCGGTGTGGGCAGGAGAGAATAAAGCTGTGATCAAGAACTTCAAGAAGAGAAATCCCACCCTGTTTGTTGTGGGTGTCCTGGGAATCAGCTACTTCCTGTTGTCCCTGTGTGGAGGAGTGATAGTGTTTCTCTTTGGTATCACATTTCCCATGCTCC TGATCCTCATCCACGCTTCTCTGAGACTCCGCAGCATGAAGAACAAGCTGGAGAACAAGATCGAGGGTGTTGGCCTAAAGAAGACACCCATGGGAGTCATCCTGGATCTCCTGGATCAACAAGAAGAGAAAATCAACAAAATCCAGGACTTCCTGGAGAGTAAGCTGAAAGATTGA
- the LOC127944706 gene encoding serine/threonine-protein kinase Sgk2 isoform X1: protein MLIDSDCGAVVIIYCHNSYCLVCFSAKPTDFDFLAVIGKGTFGKVLLAKLKADGKFYAVKVLQKKVILKKKEQKNIMAERNVLLKSLKHPFLVGLHYSFQTPEKLYFVLDYVNGGELFYHLQRERCFSEARARFYTAEVASAIGYLHSLNIVYRDLKPENILLDHQGHVVLTDFGLCKEGIEPEGTTSTFCGTPEYLAPEILRKEPYDRTVDWWCLGAVLYEMLYSLPPFYSRDVSEMYDAILHKPLHLPPGKSQASSHLLYGLLQKDQRRRIGAIADFLEIKNHVFFAPINWDDLYHKRITPPYNPNVRGPADLQHIDPEFTRETVPNSVGRTPDLTPSLATSSSNAFNGFSYISGEDGFL, encoded by the exons ATGCTCATAGATAGTGATTGTGGTGCAGTGGTGATTATATATTGTCATAATTCGTATTGTCTTGTGTGCTTCAGTGCCAAACCCACTGACTTTGACTTTCTGGCTGTGATTGGTAAAGGAACATTTGGGAAG GTGCTTTTAGCAAAACTGAAGGCAGATGGGAAATTCTATGCAGTGAAAGTTTTGCAAAAGAAGGTGATATTGAAGAAAAAAGAG CAAAAGAATATAATGGCAGAGAGGAACGTGCTGCTCAAGAGTCTGAAACACCCTTTTCTGGTCGGGCTGCACTACTCCTTTCAGACCCCGGAGAAGCTGTATTTTGTCCTGGATTACGTCAACGGTGGAGAG TTATTCTATCACCTGCAGAGAGAGCGGTGTTTCTCAGAGGCACGAGCTCGCTTCTACACGGCGGAGGTGGCCAGTGCCATCGGATACCTTCACTCTCTCAATATAGTGTACAG AGACCTCAAGCCAGAAAACATTCTGTTAGACCACCAG GGCCATGTGGTGTTAACAGATTTTGGCTTGTGTAAAGAAGGCATAGAACCAGAAGGAACCACCTCAACCTTCTGCGGCACCCCAGAG TATCTGGCTCCTGAGATCCTACGGAAAGAGCCGTATGACCGCACTGTGGACTGGTGGTGTCTCGGAGCTGTGCTCTATGAGATGCTTTACAGCTTA CCTCCGTTCTACAGCCGGGACGTGTCTGAGATGTACGACGCCATCCTTCACAAACCTCTGCATCTGCCTCCGGGGAAGTCTCAGGCCTCCAGTCACCTGCTCTACGGACTCCTGCAGAAAGACCAGCGCCGCCGCATAGGAGCCATTGCTGATTTT TTGGAGATTAAAAATCATGTGTTCTTTGCCCCCATAAACTGGGACGACCTCTACCACAAGAGAATCACTCCTCCTTATAACCCAAATGTG AGAGGCCCAGCAGACCTTCAGCACATTGACCCAGAGTTCACCAGAGAGACGGTGCCCAACTCTGTGGGCCGCACCCCAGACCTCACCCCCAGCCTGGCCACCAGCAGCTCCAACGCCTTCAATGGCTTCTCATACATCTCTGGAGAAGACGGCTTCCTCTGA